A single region of the Raphanus sativus cultivar WK10039 chromosome 1, ASM80110v3, whole genome shotgun sequence genome encodes:
- the LOC108807778 gene encoding octanoyltransferase LIP2, mitochondrial isoform X1 yields the protein MIFCEIIQKLKGTNTNSRETNKHKKRKLYNREEQLSLRSKLFGGGEESKRKMRSPRTLEVWKLGTVNYLKSLKLQDKLVSERKANRIPDTLLSLQHPPTYTLGKRRTDHNLLIPEAELKSIGAELHYTQRGGDITFHGPRQAVLYPILSLRSIGFGARSYVEALERSMIEFASLYGVKARPGNKCETGVWVGDGKIGAIGVRISSGITCHGMAFNIDPDMKYFEHIVPCGIADKEVTSLRRETDAQLPSDEVIHEQLVSCLAKVFSYDDVVWKEDPSAILDTLEDED from the exons ATGATATTTTGTGAGATAATTCAAAAACTAAAGGGTACAAATACAAATAGTCGTGAAActaataaacacaaaaaaagaaaattatataatcgAGAGGAGCAATTATCTCTGAGGTCAAAACTCTTCGGTGGAGGAGAAGAATCGAAACG GAAAATGAGATCCCCAAGAACCCTAGAGGTTTGGAAGCTAGGGACTGTGAACTATTTGAAGTCCCTTAAACTTCAAGACAAGTTAGTTTCCGAGAGAAAAGCTAACCGAATCCCCGATACACTCCTCTCGCTTCAGCATCCACCAACTTACACGCTGGGAAAACGTAGAACCGATCACAACTTACTCATCCCTGAAGCTGAACTCAAGAGCATTGGAGCTGAGCTTCATTACACTCAAAGAGGAGGAGATATCACTTTCCATGGCCCTCGCCAAGCCGTCTTATACCCCATCCTCTCCTTACGCAGCATAGGTTTTGGTGCTAGGAGCTATGTGGAGGCATTGGAGAGGTCAATGATCGAGTTTGCTTCGCTTTATGGGGTGAAAGCTCGTCCAGGAAACAAATGTGAGACTGGGGTTTGGGTGGGAGATGGAAAGATTGGTGCTATTGGGGTTCGTATATCCTCTGGAATCACTTGTCATGGTATGGCCTTCAACATAGATCCTGATATGAAGTACTTTGAGCACATTGTTCCTTGTGGGATTGCTGATAAAGAAGTTACTTCTCTGAGAAGGGAGACGGATGCTCAGCTTCCTTCCGACGAAGTGATCCACGAGCAGTTGGTTTCTTGTTTGGCCAAAGTGTTTTCATATGATGATGTTGTGTGGAAGGAAGATCCTTCAGCCATTTTAGACACCCTGGAGGATGAAGACTAA
- the LOC108807778 gene encoding octanoyltransferase LIP2, mitochondrial isoform X2 encodes MRSPRTLEVWKLGTVNYLKSLKLQDKLVSERKANRIPDTLLSLQHPPTYTLGKRRTDHNLLIPEAELKSIGAELHYTQRGGDITFHGPRQAVLYPILSLRSIGFGARSYVEALERSMIEFASLYGVKARPGNKCETGVWVGDGKIGAIGVRISSGITCHGMAFNIDPDMKYFEHIVPCGIADKEVTSLRRETDAQLPSDEVIHEQLVSCLAKVFSYDDVVWKEDPSAILDTLEDED; translated from the coding sequence ATGAGATCCCCAAGAACCCTAGAGGTTTGGAAGCTAGGGACTGTGAACTATTTGAAGTCCCTTAAACTTCAAGACAAGTTAGTTTCCGAGAGAAAAGCTAACCGAATCCCCGATACACTCCTCTCGCTTCAGCATCCACCAACTTACACGCTGGGAAAACGTAGAACCGATCACAACTTACTCATCCCTGAAGCTGAACTCAAGAGCATTGGAGCTGAGCTTCATTACACTCAAAGAGGAGGAGATATCACTTTCCATGGCCCTCGCCAAGCCGTCTTATACCCCATCCTCTCCTTACGCAGCATAGGTTTTGGTGCTAGGAGCTATGTGGAGGCATTGGAGAGGTCAATGATCGAGTTTGCTTCGCTTTATGGGGTGAAAGCTCGTCCAGGAAACAAATGTGAGACTGGGGTTTGGGTGGGAGATGGAAAGATTGGTGCTATTGGGGTTCGTATATCCTCTGGAATCACTTGTCATGGTATGGCCTTCAACATAGATCCTGATATGAAGTACTTTGAGCACATTGTTCCTTGTGGGATTGCTGATAAAGAAGTTACTTCTCTGAGAAGGGAGACGGATGCTCAGCTTCCTTCCGACGAAGTGATCCACGAGCAGTTGGTTTCTTGTTTGGCCAAAGTGTTTTCATATGATGATGTTGTGTGGAAGGAAGATCCTTCAGCCATTTTAGACACCCTGGAGGATGAAGACTAA
- the LOC108807808 gene encoding LOW QUALITY PROTEIN: uncharacterized protein LOC108807808 (The sequence of the model RefSeq protein was modified relative to this genomic sequence to represent the inferred CDS: substituted 1 base at 1 genomic stop codon) has product MEKNAISLREEVKSSDCLLNKSIISVASKYLALDRPDCSHYFLAFGIKVSQWCVKHLNMSVMSMEESQEEEHSNVFFQLLLDYLRFSASSFTAIGKICFTRDETSTLSVRKFVSEHLNLTREVISNAKRVESFSSEIFKAAQVVIDSVVRLCKEFSPIVSRDMNEMMTNGNVERARTEEGSSTVCNLVSIITLGVTSLSELGMLAARDGGNLVTILNTSWKGVITLLQIDKQALASKVDVGEIILKLISLIKESLRFAAEAWSCSGKETISATEARRVFLPVKFYLINAVKLVALFPSQSSMVFKDIALCILMISAFKVSLSQQTHGKHACEVMTDLLEKTAVDLLSALLNAGEITQEFKLTLIDSLFVDEQCFSTQVCKKQGHDMQTKTILVDILSLSVESGTSARVLLLVRVVFFQCVMRYSSELEEDAKLAITRKLQWLLDILTEEEVYSSVLSSQLPMADGSGKTIIWESMFSALLLSLKTVMINLSSSPAWEELETFLLQNLLHPHFLCWQIVMELWCFWVRHATEDTVANMIDKLCVFMMSMSTSETPLCPDSVLRRTAKSVCFLLTHSLKSLTARVYKNISTESRSESAPDAYLAFLLEGFPLNFLPDRTKEDTVKQIVADFIHFIENFSEKPLESSRYTVHGAPVFALSACLGILKTRMTEIDSKTLKFVVALIQKLRNSKDEKTRDCHTEILSETLSIISRSEQLYTCQEMDSVITELQRLFVSETNKHHHLNKSEPSLALFLSELNNYEMSGTETSPKSRAVWELYHLLLRKRHWALVHHAVTAFGYFCARTSCSQLWIFVPEDAALAFDIASGKEAKTDRFMSELKMFVDKEQALLSTTPSHEELELLSKEGMEVKATVHKIQKERKRQRSVEAEKRPNKRRKLPEEICRGMELLQKRVKKINEGLRELRSDESEEFHKSLQNQFXCLEDLVSHLVNLAASE; this is encoded by the exons atggagaagaatgCGATAAGTCTACGGGAAGAGGTTAAATCCTCTGAT TGTTTGTTGAACAAGTCTATCATTTCTGTGGCTTCCAAATACCTCGCCTTGGATCGGCCTGACTGTTCTCACTACTTTCTCGCTTTTGGTATTAAG GTAAGCCAATGGTGTGTAAAACATTTAAACATGTCTGTAATGTCGATGGAGGAGTCTCAAGAGGAAGAGCATTCCAACGTTTTCTTTCAG CTTCTTTTGGATTATCTTCGCTTTTCTGCCTCAAGCTTTACTGCTATTGGAAAAATATGTTTTACGAGAGATGAGACCTCAACTTTGTCAGTTCGTAAGTTTGTTTCAGAGCACCTGAATTTGACAAGGGAGGTGATATCGAATGCCAAG AGAGTTGAATCCTTCTCCTCGGAAATTTTCAAGGCTGCACAAGTGGTGATAGACTCTGTTGTTCGTCTCTGCAAAGAGTTCTCCCCAATAGTGAGTCGAGACATGAATGAAATGATGACTAATGGTAATGTAGAGCGAGCAAGGACGGAGGAAGGCAGCAGCACTGTGTGTAATTTGGTAAGCATAATTACACTGGGAGTTACATCGCTGAGTGAATTGGGAATGCTTGCTGCAAGAGATGGTGGTAATCTTGTGACGATTCTTAATACATCATGGAAGGGCGTGATTACGTTACTTCAGATAGACAAGCAGGCGTTGGCATCTAAGGTAGATGTAGGAGAAATCATTTTAAAGCTGATATCTCTGATCAAGGAGTCTCTGAGATTTGCTGCTGAGGCTTGGTCTTGCTCAGGGAAGGAAACCATATCTGCAACAGAAGCCAGAAGGGTTTTTCTTCCTGTGAAATTCTATCTTATCAATGCTGTTAAACTTGTGGCGCTGTTTCCAAGCCAGTCGTCTATGGTGTTCAAGGATATAGCACTCTGCATTTTGATGATATCTGCTTTCAAAGTTTCACTGAGCCAACAAACACATGGCAAACATGCGTGTGAAGTAATGACTGATCTTCTAGAGAAAACAGCTGTAGATCTTCTAAGTGCACTGTTGAACGCAGGTGAAATAACACAAGAATTCAAGCTCACACTTATTGATTCATTGTTCGTAGATGAACAATGTTTCTCAACCCAAGTTTGTAAGAAACAGGGACATGATATGCAGACAAAAACAATATTGGTGGATATCTTGTCTTTATCTGTTGAATCGGGTACAAGTGCCAGGGTTTTGCTCCTCGTTCGAGTTGTATTTTTTCAGTGTGTGATGAGGTATTCTTCTGAGCTTGAAGAAGATGCAAAGCTTGCAATCACCAGAAAGCTGCAATGGCTTCTCGACATATTAACAGAAGAAGAGGTTTACTCTTCCGTCCTATCTTCTCAGCTACCAATGGCAGATGGTTCTGGAAAGACTATAATCTGGGAATCGATGTTTTCAGCTCTGCTTCTATCTCTCAAAACCGTTATGATCAATCTGTCTTCATCTCCTGCCTGGGAAGAGCTTGAAACATTCTTACTCCAGAATCTCTTGCATCCCCACTTCTTGTGTTGGCAGATAGTTATGGAACTCTGGTGCTTCTGGGTTCGTCATGCTACTGAGGATACGGTGGCCAATATGATCGATAAGCTTTGTGTATTCATGATGTCAATGTCAACATCAGAAACGCCGCTTTGTCCTGATTCCGTTCTCAGAAGAACTGCAAAGTCCGTCTGCTTTCTTCTCACTCACAGCCTCAAATCTTTAACAGCTCGAGTTTACAAAAACATTTCCACTGAGAGCAGATCCGAATCTGCACCAGATGCATATCTAGCCTTTCTGTTAGAGGGGTTTCCGCTGAATTTTCTTCCAGACAGAACAAAAGAGGACACAGTGAAACAGATAGTCGCAGATTTCATCCACTTCATTGAGAATTTCAGTGAAAAACCATTAGAATCCTCCAGATACACTGTGCACGGAGCTCCAGTTTTCGCACTATCTGCCTGCCTTGGGATACT AAAGACGCGCATGACAGAGATTGACTCCAAAACTCTGAAATTTGTCGTTGCTCTCATTCAGAAGCTCAGAAACTCCAAAGACGAAAAGACAAGGGATTGTCACACTGAGATTCTCAGCGAAACACTATCAATCATCTCAAGAAGCGAGCAGCTATACACTTGCCAAGAGATGGACAGTGTCATAACAGAGCTTCAAAGACTCTTCGTTTCGGAAACTAATAAGCATCATCATCTCAATAAATCAGAACCGAGCCTTGCTCTCTTCTTGTCAGAACTTAACAACTACGAAATGTCTGGAACTGAAACCTCTCCAAAGAGCAGGGCGGTATGGGAACTCTACCATCTGCTTCTCAGGAAACGCCACTGGGCTTTGGTACACCACGCGGTTACAGCGTTTGGGTACTTCTGTGCGCGTACGAGCTGTAGCCAGCTATGGATATTCGTACCTGAAGACGCTGCTCTAGCTTTCGACATAGCTTCCGGAAAAGAAGCCAAAACAGACCGGTTCATGTCGGAATTAAAGATGTTCGTGGATAAAGAACAAGCGCTTCTCTCAACCACTCCTTCACATGAGGAACTCGAGTTACTTTCTAAAGAAGGCATGGAGGTTAAAGCAACAGTGCATAAgatacaaaaagaaagaaagcggCAGAGGTCAGTGGAGGCAGAGAAACGACCAAACAAGAGAAGGAAACTTCCCGAAGAGATTTGCAGAGGAATGGAGTTATTGcaaaaaagagtgaagaagataAACGAAGGTTTACGCGAGCTGAGATCTGATGAGAGTGAAGAGTTTCACAAGAGTTTACAGAATCAGTTTTAGTGTCTTGAAGATTTGGTGTCTCATTTGGTAAATCTTGCTGCTTCCGAATAA
- the LOC108842641 gene encoding glycine-rich protein 5 yields MSRVLSVVCVLLAMSFVHARARQVPGEFDDGKTTTREDTTTTLVHANAADQSPPKSLGDKKCIGKVGGIGGFAGVGGYAGVGGLGMPLIGGLGGIGKYGGIGGAAGIGGFKGLGGGLGGGVGGLGGVGGGIGKAGGIGGVGGAGGGLGGLGGIGGGGIGKVGGIGSVGGICGGHGVVGGVGGGHGVVSGFGGGILPHP; encoded by the coding sequence atgtcGAGAGTTTTGTCCGTCGTTTGTGTCTTGCTCGCTATGTCATTCGTCCATGCACGTGCTCGTCAAGTGCCTGGCGAGTTTGACGATGGCAAGACGACGACACGTGAAGATACAACAACAACGCTCGTGCATGCAAATGCAGCAGATCAGTCACCACCAAAAAGTCTCGGCGACAAAAAATGTATCGGCAAAGTCGGAGGAATAGGTGGATTCGCGGGGGTCGGTGGTTATGCCGGCGTGGGAGGTCTAGGTATGCCCCTCATCGGTGGTCTAGGCGGTATCGGTAAATACGGTGGCATTGGCGGTGCAGCTGGAATCGGTGGATTTAAGGGTCTAGGTGGAGGTTTGGGAGGCGGTGTTGGAGGTCTTGGTGGAGTTGGTGGGGGTATTGGTAAGGCAGGTGGTATTGGTGGTGTTGGCGGAGCTGGAGGTGGTTTAGGCGGTTTAGGTGGAATTGGTGGTGGTGGTATTGGTAAGGTAGGTGGTATTGGTAGTGTTGGTGGTATCTGCGGTGGACACGGCGTGGTCGGTGGCGTAGGCGGTGGACATGGCGTGGTTAGTGGCTTTGGCGGTGGGATACTTCCACATCCTTGA
- the LOC108857887 gene encoding uncharacterized protein At4g13230: protein MHSLMLSSKLAEVLIYSGKTARRFPLYRAFVSASRPLQGKEEAEQCQKVKEAAEAVKEGAQAVKETTEYIHDVASTTANRVSKMTKDVTEKVTETTDTITEKAKGSVSGVLGTAKNATDIIKKKFLGGD, encoded by the exons ATGCATTCGTTGATGCTTTCATCAAAACTGGCAGAAGTTCTGATCTATAGTGGAAAAACGGCAAGGCGTTTTCCACTCTACAGGGCATTCGTTTCAGCGTCAAGGCCCTTACAA GGAAAAGAAGAGGCAGAGCAATGCCAAAAGGTGAAAGAAGCAGCAGAGGCAGTGAAAGAAGGAGCACAGGCGGTGAAAGAAACCACCGAGTATATCCACGATGTCGCTTCTACTACGGCTAATCGT GTGAGCAAGATGACAAAGGATGTGACAGAGAAAGTTACTGAGACAACGGATACTATCACTGAGAAAGCTAAAGGATCTGTATCTGGAGTTTTGGGCACAGCCAAAAACGCTACTGatatcatcaaaaaaaaatttcttggtGGTGATTAG
- the LOC108809863 gene encoding probable pectate lyase 1, protein MTVLPTWILAMMCLLFFVGAMENSTHEKISSLSRSDENEWNTHAVTNPDEVADEVIALAEMSVRNHTERRKLGYFTCGTGNPIDDCWRCDPNWHKNRKRLADCGIGFGRNAIGGRDGRFYVVTDPNDDNPVNPRPGTLRHAVIQDRPLWIVFNRDMVIQLKQELIVNSFKTIDGRGANVHIANGGCITIQYVTNVIVHGLHIHDCRPTGNAMVRSSETHFGWRTMADGDAISIFGSSHVWIDHNSLSHCADGLVDAVMGSTAITISNNHMTHHNEVMLLGHSDSYTRDKAMQITIAYNHFGVGLIQRMPRCRHGYFHVVNNDYTHWEMYAIGGSANPTINSQGNRYAAPQNPFAKEVTKRVDTPASHWKGWNWRTEGDLLQNGAYFTASGAAASGSYARASSLAAKSSSLVATITNDAGALPCRRGRQCTS, encoded by the exons ATGACGGTTCTTCCGACATGGATTTTAGCTATGATGTGTCTACTCTTCTTCGTCGGAGCAATGGAGAACAGTACACACGAGAAGATCTCATCTCTCTCCAG ATCCGACGAAAATGAATGGAACACGCATGCAGTGACAAATCCAGACGAAGTAGCGGACGAAGTTATCGCCTTGGCTGAAAT GAGTGTGAGAAACCATACCGAGAGGAGGAAGCTAGGTTACTTTACTTGCGGAACAGGCAACCCTATCGATGACTGTTGGCGTTGCGATCCCAACTGGCACAAGAACCGCAAACGCCTAGCGGACTGTGGAATCGGATTCGGGAGAAACGCCATCGGTGGCCGCGACGGGCGTTTCTACGTAGTCACTGACCCAAATGACGACAACCCCGTCAACCCTAGACCGGGAACACTACGTCACGCCGTGATCCAAGACCGACCGCTATGGATCGTTTTCAACCGCGATATGGTGATTCAGCTAAAACAAGAGCTGATCGTTAACAGCTTCAAAACGATCGACGGACGCGGCGCAAACGTTCACATTGCTAACGGCGGTTGCATCACGATTCAGTACGTGACGAACGTCATCGTGCATGGGTTGCATATTCATGACTGTAGACCGACGGGTAACGCTATGGTGAGAAGCTCGGAGACGCACTTTGGGTGGAGGACGATGGCGGACGGTGACGCGATTTCGATCTTTGGATCGAGTCATGTTTGGATTGATCACAACTCGTTGTCTCATTGCGCTGATGGGCTTGTGGATGCGGTTATGGGCTCGACCGCGATTACAATCTCAAACAACCACATGACTCACCACAACGAGGTTATGTTGCTCGGACATAGTGATTCTTACACGAGGGATAAAGCCATGCAAATTACTATTGCTTATAACCATTTTGGAGTCGGACTTATTCAAAGAATGCCTAG GTGCCGACACGGGTACTTCCATGTCGTGAACAATGACTACACTCACTGGGAGATGTACGCCATTGGTGGAAGCGCTAACCCGACAATCAACAGTCAAGGAAACCGCTATGCCGCTCCCCAAAACCCCTTTGCTAAAGAG GTGACTAAGAGAGTGGACACACCGGCGAGTCATTGGAAAGGATGGAACTGGAGAACAGAAGGAGATTTGCTTCAGAACGGAGCTTACTTCACTGCTTCTGGAGCCGCTGCATCTGGTAGCTACGCACGTGCCTCTAGCCTGGCAGCTAAATCTTCTTCACTGGTTGCAACAATTACTAACGACGCTGGAGCTCTACCTTGTCGCAGAGGACGTCAGTGTACCTCATAG